One stretch of Centroberyx gerrardi isolate f3 chromosome 13, fCenGer3.hap1.cur.20231027, whole genome shotgun sequence DNA includes these proteins:
- the LOC139916606 gene encoding tripartite motif-containing protein 16-like has translation MAQQGIQLDEAKFCCSICLDLLKDPVAIPCGHSYCMSCIKSCWDEEDQKKIHSCPQCRQTFTPRPVLVKNTMLAELVEELKKTGLQAAPPDHWYAGPGDVACDFCTGRKVKAIKSCLVCPASYCEQHLQSHYDEPPLKKHKLVEATMKLQENICSRHDEVMKIFCRTDQQCICYLCSMDEHKGHDIVSAAAERTERQQKIQQRIQNREKDVKVLQQEVKAINLSADKAVEDSEKNFTELVRLIEKRSSDVKEQIRSQQKAEASRAEELQEKLKQEIAELEQLSHTEDHTHFLHNYPSLSRLSESTDSPGTNIRPLRYFEDVTAAVSEARDKLQGILTEEWPKISWTVTQMDVLLPKPEPKTRAEFLQYSCQITLDPNTADRRLPLSERNRKATCMREEQLYSSHPDRFTERYQVLSREGLTGRCYWEVEWSGTAVSIAVSYKDIGRTGTYNECRFGFNDKSWALDCYNNNYKFIHNNIKTLIPVPRSSRVGVYLDHRAGILSFYSVSESMTLLHRVQTTFTQPLHPGFWFRYYYGDTVELCKLK, from the exons ATGGCGCAGCAAGGAATTCAGCTGGACGAGGCAAAATTCTGCTGTTCGATCtgtctggatctactgaaggaTCCGGTGGCTATTCCCTGTGGGCACAgctactgcatgagctgtattaaaagctgctgggatgaagaggatcagaagaaaatccacagctGCCCCCAGTGCAGACAGACCTTCACACCAAGGCCTGTCCTGGTGAAAAATACCATGTTAGCAGAGTTGGTGGAGGAACTGAAGAAGACAGGACTCcaagctgctcctcctgatcACTGGTATGCCGGACCTGGAGATGTGGCCTGTGATTTCTGCACTGGGAGAAAGGTGAAAGCCATCAAGTCCTGTCTGGTGTGTCCGGCCTCTTACTGTGAGCAGCACCTCCAGTCTCACTATGATGAACCTCCATTAAAGAAACACAAGCTGGTCGAAGCCACCATGAAGCTTCAGGAGAACATCTGCTCTCGTCATGATGAGGTGATGAAGATTTTCTGCCGTACTGATCAGCAGTGTATCTGTTATCTCTGCTCCATGGATGAACATAAAGGCCATGACATagtctcagctgcagcagaaaggaCTGAGAGGCAGCAAAAAATCCAGCAAAGAAtccagaacagagagaaagacgtgaAGGTGCTTCAACAGGAGGTGAAGGCTATCAATCTCTCTGCTGATAAAGCAGTGGAGGACAGTGAGAAGAACTTCACTGAGCTGGTCCGTCTCATTGAGAAAAGAAGCTCTGATGTGAAGGAGCAGATCAGATCCCAGCAGAAAGCGGAAGCGAGTCGGGCCGAAGAACTTCAGGAGAAGCTGAAACAGGAGATTgctgagctggagcagctctcacacacagaggatcacaCCCATTTTCTACACAATTACCCCTCGCTGTCACGTCTTAGTGAATCTACAGACTCACCCGGCACCAATATCCGTCCTCTGCGCTACTTTGAGgatgtgactgcagctgtgtcagaggccagAGATAAACTACAGGGCATTCTTACAGAGGAATGGCCTAAGATCTCATGGACAGTGACTCAAATGGATGTTTTACTGCCAAAACCAGAGCCCAAGACCAGAGCTGAATTCTTACAATATTCGTGTCAAATCACACTGGATccaaacacagcagacagacGGCTGCCATTATCTGAGAGGAACAGAAAAGCAACATGTATGAGAGAAGAACAGTTATATTCTAGTCACCCAGACAGATTCACTGAAAGGTATCAGGTCCTGAgtagagagggtctgactggacgttgttactgggaggtggagtggagtggaaCAGCAGTTTCAATAGCAGTCTCATATAAGGATATTGGCAGAACAGGGACCTATAATGAATGTAGATTTGGATTTAATGACAAGTCTTGGGCATTAGATTGTTACAACAATAATTATAAATTCATACATAACAATATCAAAACTCTCATCCCAGTCCCTCGGTCCTCCAGAGTAGGAGTGTACCTGGATCACAGAGCAGgtattctgtccttctacagcgtCTCTGAATCCatgactctcctccacagagtccagaccAC ATTCACTCAGCCTCTCCATCCTGGATTTTGGTTTCGTTATTATTATGGAGACACTGTTGAGTTGTGTAAGCTCAAGTAG
- the LOC144542137 gene encoding E3 ubiquitin/ISG15 ligase TRIM25-like encodes MAQQGIQLDGAKLCCSICLDLLKDPVTIPCGHSYCMSCIKSCWDEEDQKKIHSCPQCRQTFTPRPVLVKNTMLAELVEDLKRTGLQAAPPDRCYAGPGDVACDVCTGRKLKAIKSCLVCPASYCEQHLQPHYDAAPLKKHKLVEATMKLQENICSGHDEVMKIFCRTDQQCICCFCSMDEHKGHDTVSAAAERTERQKELGVSRQNIQQRIQDREKDVKVLQQEVKAINLSADKAVEDSEKIFTELVRLIEKRSSDVKQQIRSRQKAEASRAEELQEKLKQEIAELRRKDAELEQLSHTEDQIHFLHNYPSLSRLSEYTDSPSTNIHPLWYFEDVTAAVSEARDKLQGILTEEWPKISWTVTEVDVLLPQPREPKTRADFLKYSRQITLDPNTANIRLSLSEGNRKATRVGEEQLYSSHPDRFTERFQVLSREGLTGRCYWEVERSGRVSVALAYKDISRTGNGSGFGYNDKSWALDCYNSRYEFRHNNIKTPIRGPLSSRVGVYLDHRAGILSFYSISQTMTLLHRVQTTFTQPLYPGFWFFYFGGNAEFLPLK; translated from the coding sequence ATGGCGCAGCAAGGAATTCAGCTGGACGGAGCAAAACTCTGCTGTTCGATCtgtctggatctactgaaggatccggtgactattccctgtgggcacagctactgcatgagctgtattaaaagctgctgggatgaagaggatcagaagaaaatccacagctGCCCCCAGTGCAGACAGACCTTCACACCAAGGCCTGTCCTGGTGAAAAATACCATGTTAGCAGAGTTGGTGGAGGACCTGAAGAGGACAGGACTCcaagctgctcctcctgatcGCTGCTATGCTGGACCTGGAGATGTGGCCTGTGATGTCTGCACTGGGAGAAAGCTGAAAGCCATCAAGTCCTGTCTGGTGTGTCCGGCCTCTTACTGtgagcagcacctccagcctcactaTGATGCAGCTCCATTAAAGAAACACAAGCTGGTCGAAGCCACCATGAAGCTTCAGGAGAACATCTGCTCTGGTCATGATGAGGTGATGAAGATTTTCTGCCGTACTGATCAGCAGTGTATCTGTTGTTTCTGCTCCATGGATGAACATAAAGGCCACGACAcagtctcagctgcagcagaaagaactgagaggcagaaagagctcGGGGTGAGTCGGCAAAACATCCAGCAGAGAatccaggacagagagaaagacgtgaAGGTGCTTCAACAGGAGGTGAAGGCTATCAATCTCTCTGCTGATAAAGCAGTGGAGGACAGCGAGAAGATCTTCACTGAGCTGGTCCGTCTCATTGAGAAAAGAAGCTCTGATGTGAAGCAGCAGATCAGATCCCGGCAGAAAGCGGAAGCGAGTCGGGCCGAAGAACttcaggagaagctgaagcaggagattgctgagctgaggaggaaagacgctgagctggagcagctctcacacacagaggatcaaATCCATTTTCTACACAATTACCCCTCGCTGTCACGTCTCAGTGAATATACAGACTCACCCAGCACCAATATCCATCCTCTGTGGTACTTTGAGgatgtgactgcagctgtgtcagaggccagAGATAAACTACAGGGCATTCTTACAGAGGAATGGCCTAAGATCTCATGGacagtgactgaagtggatgTTTTACTGCCACAACCAAGAGAGCCCAAGACCAGAGCCGATTTCTTAAAATATTCACGTCAAATCACACTggatccaaacacagcaaacatacGGCTGTCATTATCTGAGGGGAACAGAAAAGCAACACGTGTGGGAGAAGAACAGTTATATTCTAGTCACCCAGACAGATTCACTGAAAGGTTTCAGGTCCTGAgtagagagggtctgactggacgttgttactgggaggtggagaggagcgGGAGAGTTTCAGTAGCACTCGCATATAAGGATATTAGCAGAACAGGGAATGGAAGTGGATTTGGATACAATGACAAGTCTTGGGCATTAGATTGTTACAACAGTCGTTATGAATTCAGACATAACAATATCAAAACTCCCATCCGAGGCCCTCTGTCCTCCAGAGTAGGAGTGTACCTGGATCACAGGGCAGgtattctgtccttctacagcaTCTCTCAAACCatgactctcctccacagagtccagaccacattcactcagcctctctatcctggattttggtttttttattttggaggcAATGCAGAGTTTCTTCCGCTAAAGTAG
- the LOC144542110 gene encoding tripartite motif-containing protein 16-like isoform X2 — MAQQGIQLDGAKFCCSICLDLLKDPVAIPCGHSYCMSCIKSCWDEEDQKKIHSCPQCRETFTPRPVLVKNTMLAELLDELKKTGLQAAPPDHCYAGPGDVACDVCTGRKLKAIKSCLVCLASYCEQHLQPHYDAAPLKKHKLVDPSQKLQENICSRHDEVMKIFCRTDQQCICYLCSMDEHKGHDTVSAAAERTERQKELGVSRQKIQQRIQDREKDVKVLQHEVKAINLSADKAVEDSEKIFTELVRLIEKRSSDVKEQIRSRQKAEASRAEELQEKLKQEIAELRRKDAELEQLSHTEDHTHFLHNYPSLSRLSESTDSPSTNIRPLRYFEDVTAAVSEARDKLQDILTEEWTKISWTVTEVDVLLPQPEPKTRAEFLQYSCQITLDPNTAYTHLSLSEGNRKATFIGEEQLYSSHPDRFTEWFQVLSREGLTGRCYWEVEWSGTAVSIAVSYKDISRTGSECQFGYNDKSWALYCYSNSYHFKHNNITTLIPGPRSSRVGVYLDHRAGILSFYSVSETMTLLHRVQTTFTQPLYPGFWLYIGATAELCKLK, encoded by the coding sequence ATGGCGCAGCAAGGAATTCAGCTGGACGGGGCAAAATTCTGCTGTTCGATCtgtctggatctactgaaggaTCCGGTGGCTATTCCCTGTGGGCACAgctactgcatgagctgtattaaaagctgctgggatgaagaggatcagaagaaaatccacagctGCCCCCAGTGCAGAGAGACCTTCACACCAAGGCCTGTCCTGGTGAAAAATACCATGTTAGCAGAGTTACTGGACGAACTGAAGAAGACAGGACTCcaagctgctcctcctgatcACTGCTATGCCGGACCTGGAGATGTGGCCTGTGATGTCTGCACTGGGAGAAAGCTGAAAGCCATCAAGTCCtgtctggtgtgtctggcctcttactgtgagcagcacctccagcctcactaTGATGCAGCTCCATTAAAGAAACACAAGCTGGTCGACCCCTCCCAGAAGCTTCAGGAGAACATCTGCTCTCGTCATGATGAGGTGATGAAGATTTTCTGCCGTACTGATCAGCAGTGTATCTGTTATCTCTGCTCCATGGATGAACATAAAGGCCACGACAcagtctcagctgcagcagaaaggactgagaggcagaaagagctcGGGGTGAGTCGGCAAAAAATCCAGCAGAGAatccaggacagagagaaagacgtgaAGGTGCTTCAACATGAGGTGAAGGCTATCAATCTCTCTGCTGATAAAGCAGTGGAGGACAGCGAGAAGATCTTCACTGAGCTGGTCCGTCTCATTGAGAAAAGAAGCTCTGATGTGAAGGAGCAGATCAGATCCCGGCAGAAAGCGGAAGCGAGTCGGGCCGAAGAACttcaggagaagctgaagcaggagattgctgagctgaggaggaaagacgctgagctggagcagctctcacacacagaggatcacaCCCATTTTCTACACAATTACCCCTCGCTGTCACGTCTCAGTGAATCTACAGACTCACCCAGCACCAATATCCGTCCTCTGCGCTACTTTGAGgatgtgactgcagctgtgtcagaggccagAGATAAACTACAGGACATTCTTACAGAGGAATGGACTAAGATCTCATGGacagtgactgaagtggatgTTTTACTGCCACAACCAGAGCCCAAGACCAGAGCTGAATTCTTACAATATTCATGTCAAATCACACTGGATCCAAACACAGCATACACGCATCTGTCATTATCTGAGGGGAACAGAAAAGCAACATTTATTGGAGAAGAACAGTTATATTCTAGTCACCCAGACAGATTTACTGAATGGTTTCAGGTCCTGAGTAGAGAGGGTTTGACTGGACgttgttactgggaggtggagtggagtggaaCGGCAGTTTCAATAGCAGTCTCATATAAGGATATTAGCAGAACAGGAAGTGAATGTCAGTTTGGATACAATGACAAGTCTTGGGCATTATATTGTTACAGCAATAGTTATCATTTCAAACATAACAATATCACAACTCTCATCCCAGGCCCTCGGTCCTCCAGAGTAGGAGTGTACCTGGATCACAGAGCAGGTATTCTGTCCTTTTACAGCGTCTCTGAAACCatgactctcctccacagagtccagaccACATTCACTCAGCCTCTCTATCCTGGATTTTGGCTTTATATTGGAGCCACTGCTGAGTTGTGTAAGCTCAAGTAG
- the LOC139916604 gene encoding tripartite motif-containing protein 16-like: MAQQGIQLDGAKFCCSICLDLLKDPVAIPCGHSYCMSCIKSCWDEEDQKKIHSCPQCAQTFTPRPVLVKNTMLAELLDELKKTGLQAAPPDRCYAGPGDVACDVCTGRKLKALKSCLVCLASYCEQHLQPHYDAAPLKKHKLVEATVKLQENICSRHDEVMKIFCRTDQQCICYLCSMDEHKGHDTVSAAAERTERQKELGVSRQKIQQRIQDREKDVKVLQQEVEAINLSADKAVEDSEKIFTELVRLIEKRSSDVKEQIRSRQKAEASRAEELQEKLKQEIAELRRKDAELEQLSHTEDHTRFLHNYPSLSRLSESTDSPSTNIHPLWYFEDVTAAVSEARDKLQGILTEEWTKISWTVTEVDVLLPQPREPKTRAEFLQHSRQITLDPNTANTHLSLSEGNRKATRIGEEQLYSSHPDRFIEWCQVLSREGLTGRCYWEVEWRGSGVSIAVSYKDISRTGSECQFGCNDKSWALDYYNNSYQFIHNNVTTSIPGPWSFRVGVYLDHRAGILSFYSVSETMTLLQRFQTTFTQPLYPGLCFFYFTGDTAELCKLK; the protein is encoded by the coding sequence ATGGCGCAGCAAGGAATTCAGCTGGACGGGGCAAAATTCTGCTGTTCGATCtgtctggatctactgaaggaTCCGGTGGCTATTCCCTGTGGGCACAgctactgcatgagctgtattaaaagctgctgggatgaagaggatcagaagaaaatccacagctGCCCCCAGTGCGCACAAACCTTCACACCAAGGCCTGTCCTGGTGAAAAATACCATGTTAGCAGAGTTACTGGATGAACTGAAGAAGACAGGACTCcaagctgctcctcctgatcGCTGCTATGCCGGACCTGGAGATGTGGCCTGTGATGTCTGCACTGGGAGAAAGCTGAAAGCCCTCAAGTCCtgtctggtgtgtctggcctcttactgtgagcagcacctccagcctcactaTGATGCAGCTCCATTAAAGAAACACAAGCTGGTCGAAGCCACCGTGAAGCTTCAGGAGAACATCTGCTCTCGTCATGACGAGGTGATGAAGATTTTCTGCCGTACTGATCAGCAGTGTATCTGTTATCTCTGCTCCATGGATGAACATAAAGGCCACGACAcagtctcagctgcagcagaaaggactgagaggcagaaagagctcGGGGTGAGTCGGCAAAAAATCCAGCAGAGAatccaggacagagagaaagatgtgaaGGTGCTTCAACAGGAGGTGGAGGCTATCAATCTCTCTGCTGATAAAGCAGTGGAGGACAGCGAGAAGATCTTCACTGAGCTGGTCCGTCTCATTGAGAAAAGAAGCTCTGATGTGAAGGAGCAGATCAGATCCCGGCAGAAAGCGGAAGCGAGTCGGGCCGAAGAACttcaggagaagctgaagcaggagattgctgagctgaggaggaaagacgctgagctggagcagctctcacacacagaggatcacaCCCGTTTTCTACACAATTACCCCTCGCTGTCACGTCTCAGTGAATCTACAGACTCACCCAGCACCAATATCCATCCTCTGTGGTACTTTGAGgatgtgactgcagctgtgtcagaggccagAGATAAACTACAGGGCATTCTTACAGAGGAATGGACTAAGATCTCATGGacagtgactgaagtggatgTTTTACTGCCACAACCAAGAGAGCCCAAGACCAGAGCCGAATTCTTACAACATTCACGTCAAATCACACTggatccaaacacagcaaacacacatctgTCATTATCTGAGGGGAACAGAAAAGCAACACGTATTGGAGAAGAACAGTTATATTCTAGTCACCCAGACAGATTCATTGAATGGTGTCAGGTCCTGAgtagagagggtctgactggacgttgttactgggaggtggagtggaggggGAGTGGAGTTTCAATAGCAGTCTCATATAAGGATATTAGCAGAACAGGAAGTGAATGTCAATTTGGATGCAATGACAAGTCCTGGGCATTAGATTATTACAACAATAGTTATCAATTCATACATAACAATGTCACAACTTCCATCCCAGGCCCTTGGTCCTTCAGAGTAGGAGTGTACCTGGATCACAGGGCAGgtattctgtccttctacagcgtCTCTGAAACCATGACTCTCCTCCAGAGATTCCAGACCACATTCACTCAGCCTCTGTATcctggactttgttttttttattttactggaGACACTGCTGAGTTGTGTAAGCTCAAGTAG
- the LOC139916605 gene encoding E3 ubiquitin/ISG15 ligase TRIM25-like, with the protein MAQQGIQLDGAKLCCSICLDLLKDPVTIPCGHSYCMSCIKSCWDEEDQKKIHSCPQCAQTFTPRPVLVKNIMLAELVEDLKKTGLQAAPPDRCYAGPGDVACDVCTGRKLKALKFCLVCLVSYCEQHLQPHYDAPPLKKHKLVEATMKLQENICSGHDEVMKIFCRTDQQCICCFCSMDEHKGHDTVSAAAERTERQKELGVSRQNIQQRIQDREKDVKVLQQEVEAINLSADKAVEDSEKIFTELVRLIEKRSSDVKQQIRSRQKAEASRAEELQEKLKQEIAELRRKDAELEQLSHTEDQIHFLHNYPSLSRLSEYTDSPSTNIHPLWYFEDVTAAVSEARDKLQGILTEEWPKISWTVTEVDVLLPQPREPKTRADFLKYSRQITLDPNTANIRLSLSEGNRKATRVGEEQLYSSHPDRFTERFQVLSREGLTGRCYWEVEWSGRVSVALAYKDISRTGNGSGFGYNDKSWALDCYNSRYEFRHNNIKTPIRGPLSSRVGVYLDHRAGILSFYSISQTMTLLHRVQTTFTQPLYPGFWFFYFGGNAEFLPLK; encoded by the coding sequence ATGGCGCAGCAAGGAATTCAGCTGGACGGAGCAAAACTCTGCTGTTCGATCtgtctggatctactgaaggatccggtgactattccctgtgggcacagctactgcatgagctgtattaaaagctgctgggatgaagaggatcagaagaaaatccacagctGCCCCCAGTGCGCACAAACCTTCACACCAAGGCCTGTCCTGGTGAAAAATATCATGTTAGCAGAGTTGGTGGAGGACCTGAAGAAGACAGGACTCcaagctgctcctcctgatcGCTGCTATGCCGGACCTGGAGATGTGGCCTGTGATGTCTGCACTGGGAGAAAGCTGAAAGCCCTCAAGTTCTGTCTGGTGTGTCTGGTCTCTTACTGtgagcagcacctccagcctcactaTGATGCACCTCCATTAAAGAAACACAAGCTGGTCGAAGCCACCATGAAGCTTCAGGAGAACATCTGCTCTGGTCATGATGAGGTGATGAAGATTTTCTGCCGTACTGATCAGCAGTGTATCTGTTGTTTCTGCTCCATGGATGAACATAAAGGCCACGACAcagtctcagctgcagcagaaagaactgagaggcagaaagagctcGGGGTGAGTCGGCAAAACATCCAGCAGAGAatccaggacagagagaaagacgtgaAGGTGCTTCAACAGGAGGTGGAGGCTATCAATCTCTCTGCTGATAAAGCAGTGGAGGACAGCGAGAAGATCTTCACTGAGCTGGTCCGTCTCATTGAGAAAAGAAGCTCTGATGTGAAGCAGCAGATCAGATCCCGGCAGAAAGCGGAAGCGAGTCGGGCCGAAGAACttcaggagaagctgaagcaggagattgctgagctgaggaggaaagacgctgagctggagcagctctcacacacagaggatcaaATCCATTTTCTACACAATTACCCCTCGCTGTCACGTCTCAGTGAATATACAGACTCACCCAGCACCAATATCCATCCTCTGTGGTACTTTGAGgatgtgactgcagctgtgtcagaggccagAGATAAACTACAGGGCATTCTTACAGAGGAATGGCCTAAGATCTCATGGacagtgactgaagtggatgTTTTACTGCCACAACCAAGAGAGCCCAAGACCAGAGCCGATTTCTTAAAATATTCACGTCAAATCACACTggatccaaacacagcaaacatacGGCTGTCATTATCTGAGGGGAACAGAAAAGCAACACGTGTGGGAGAAGAACAGTTATATTCTAGTCACCCAGACAGATTCACTGAAAGGTTTCAGGTCCTGAgtagagagggtctgactggacgttgttactgggaggtggagtggagtgggAGAGTTTCAGTAGCACTCGCATATAAGGATATTAGCAGAACAGGGAATGGAAGTGGATTTGGATACAATGACAAGTCTTGGGCATTAGATTGTTACAACAGTCGTTATGAATTCAGACATAACAATATCAAAACTCCCATCCGAGGCCCTCTGTCCTCCAGAGTAGGAGTGTACCTGGATCACAGGGCAGgtattctgtccttctacagcaTCTCTCAAACCatgactctcctccacagagtccagaccacattcactcagcctctctatcctggattttggtttttttattttggaggcAATGCAGAGTTTCTTCCGCTAAAGTAG